TGTTGGTAAAGGTGCGTTTGTCCTTGTTGGTGCTGGTGGCCGCGGCGGCGCGGTCGAACGAGAACTTGACGGTGTTCGCATCGAAGGGCTCGCCATTCTGGAACTTCACGCCGCGCCGGAGCTGGAAGGTATAGGTCTTGAGGTCGGGCGAGATTTCCCAGCGCTCGGCCAGCAGGGGCGAAACACTGCCGTCGGAATTGATCCTGGTGAGCGTTTCGAAGACGTTGTAGAGCACCACCTCCGCAATCTCGGCACCGGCCTTGGCCGTGGGATCGAGCCCAGTGGGCTCCAGCGTGAGCGCCAGCACCAGCGCGTCCTTCTTTCTCTGCGCGAATGCGGTCGTCGACAGCGCGAAAGGAGCCAGGGCTGCGGCGCCGGTGGCGAGCAGGGTGCGTCGTTTGAACATGAAGCGGTGTCCTCGGAACAGGGGGCAGGCATCTTGCGCGAGGGAGGGTGGCCGCGCAACCAGATGCTTATGACCCACTCATCCTAGAACCGGTCCGCGAAGCTTCGATGTCAGGCCGCCGCCCGACGAGGACTCAGGCCGCCAAGAGCGTGCCGCCGGCGGGCGTGCGCGGCACCGCGTCGAGCAGCGTGCGCGTGTAGGGATGCTGCGCATTGCGAAAGAGCTCGCCGGGCGGGCCCTGTTCGACGATCTTGCCCTTCCACACCACGCAGACCTCGTCGCACAGGTGATTCACCACCGCGAGGTCGTGGCTGATTAGCAGGTAGCTCACGCCGAACTGCTGCTGCAGGTCTTGCATGAGGTTGAGCACCTGCGCCTGCACCGACACATCGAGCGCGCTCACCGGCTCGTCGGCCACGATGAGCTTCGGGCGCGTGATGAGCGCGCGCGCAATCGCGATGCGCTGGCGCTGGCCGCCCGAGAATTCGTGCGGATACTTGTCCATGTCGGTGGTGCGCAGGCCCACGGCGGCCAGGGCCTCGGAGGCCCGCTCGCGCTGAATCGCGCGGCTTGTTTCGGCCAGCGCTTCGAGCGGCTCGGCCACGATGCGCGCGACGGTCTGGCGCGGATCCAGCGAGCCGTAGGGATCCTGGAACACCATCTGGAAGTCGCGCCGTGCTGCGCGCAGCTCGCCCCTGGGCAGCCGGTGCAGGTCGCGGCCCAGCATGCGCACGCTGCCCGAGGTGGGCGTGTCGAGCGCCATCACCAGGCGTGCGATGGTCGACTTGCCCGAGCCCGATTCGCCGACGATGCCCAGGCTTCGGCCGGCCGCGACGCTGAAGCTCACGCCGTTGAGCGCCTTCACGAGCGGCGGCGGCCCGAAGAGCTTCTCGCGCGGCAGCGCGTAGTGGCGCACAAGATCCGTCACCTCGAGCAAGGGCGGGGTGTTGGTGGATGGGGTCATGATGCGAGGGCGCCTTCCGCGGCAATTTCCTCGAGCCGGATGCAGCGCACCGCGTGCTCGTGCCGCAGGATCGTGGGCGGCGGCCGGGTCGCATGGCAGGCATCGACCGTGTACTTGCAGCGGCCCGCAAAAGGGCAGCCCGGCGGCAGGTCGACCAGCTCGGGCACGCTGCCCTGGATGGTGGCCAGGCGAACGCCGCGCGGCGCGCCGAGCGCCGGCCGCGCCGCGAACAGGCCCTGCGTGTAGGGATGCGCGCGTTCGGCAAACACCGTATCGGTCGGGCCGCTCTCGACCACGCTGCCGCCGTACATCACCAGCATCTTCGAAACGGTCTGCGCGATCACGCCAAGGTCGTGCGAGATCAGGATCAGCGCCATGCCGCGCTCCGCGACCAAGCCCTGGATGAGTTCGAGGATCTGCTTCTGGATGGTGACGTCGAGCGCGGTGGTGGGCTCGTCGGCAATCAGCAGGTCGGGGCCGCAAGCCAGCGCCATCGCGATGCCTATGCGCTGGCGCTGCCCGCCCGAGAACTGGTGCGGATAGGCATCGAGCCGCGAAGCCGCATCGGGAATGCCCACGCGATCGAGCAGCGCCAGCACTTCCTTGCGCGCTTCGGCGCCCGTGAGCCCGCGGTGCAGCCGCAGCGGCTCGCCGACCTGGCGCGCAATGGTGTGCACCGGGTTCAGCGCCGTCATCGGCTCCTGGAAAATCATGCCGATGCGGTTGCCGCGGATCTGGCACATGGCCTTTTCGTCGCGCCCCACGAGCTCGGTGCCGTCGAAGCGGATGCTGCCCGTGACCTTGGCGGTCGACGGCAGGAGGCCCATGAGCGACATCACCGTGATCGACTTGCCGCAACCCGACTCGCCCACAATGCCCAGCGTTTCGCCGCGCTCCAGCGTGAAGCCGATTCCGCGCACGGCCTCGGCGGGGCCGCGCTGCGTTTGCAGTTCGACGTGCAGGTCTTTGACTTCGAGCAGTGGCATATCGCTTAGCGGGCGCGCGCAAGGCGCGGGTCGAGCAGGTCGCGCAGCCCGTCGCCGAGCAGGTTCAAGCCCAGCACCGCCATCGCAATGGCCATGCCGGGGAACACCGCGAGCAGCGGCGACTGGAACATCATGGTCTGCGCCTCGCTGAGCATGCGGCCCCACGAGGGCTGCGGCGGCTGCGTGCCCAGGCCCAGATAGGAGAGGGCGGCCTCGGCCAGGATGGCAATTGCGAAGCGGATCGTGATCTGCACGATCAGCACGGCCGAGATGTTGGGCAGCACATGCTGCATCGTGATGGCGAAGCTGCCCTTGCCGCAGGCGCGTGCGGCCGCCACGTATTCGCGCGACCAGATGGCGTTGGCCGAGGCGCGCGTGATGCGTGCGAAGGTCGGAATGTTGTAGATGCCGATGGCGATGATCGCGTTGACGATGCCGGCGCCGAACACCGCCGTCATCATGATGGCCGACAGGATGGCCGGAAACGCGAGCGAGAAATCGGTGAGCCGCATGATCGCTTCCTCGACCCAGCCGCGCCGCGCCGCCGCGAGCAGGCCCAGCGCGGTGCCCACGACAAGGCCGATGCCCACCGCGATCACGCCCACCAGGATGGACGCGCGCGCCCCCACCAGCAGCAGCGAGGCCACGTCGCGTCCGAAGGTGTCGGTGCCCAGCCAGTGCGCGCCCGAGGGCGGCTTGAGCTTGCTGGCCATGTCCATCTCGTAGGGCGACCAGGGCGTCCACACCAGCGAGACGGCGGCGGCCAGCAGCAGGAGCAGCGTCAGCACGCCGCCGAGCATGAAACTGCGGTGCCTGAGGGCGCGGCGCCAGAACCCGGGCACCTTGAGCGCCGCTGCGCTCGGAACCGCGATCGCGTTCATATGTCGCTCGCCTTGATGCGCGGGTCGATCACGGCATAGAGCATGTCGACCACGAAGTTCACGATGACCACCAGGGCCGCGAGCAGCATCACGCAGTTGCGCACCACGATCAGGTCGCGGTTGCTGATGGCCTGGAAGATCAGCCGGCCCAGGCCCGGCAGGTAGAACACGTTCTCCACCACGATGGTGCCGGCCAGCAGCTCGGAAAACTGCATGCCCATGACGGTGACCACCGGGATCATCGCGTTGCGCAGCACATGGGTCCAGAGCACCGCGCGCTGCGAAACGCCCTTGGCGCGCGCGGTGCGCACGAAGTCTTCGCGCATCACCTCGAGCACGGCCGAGCGCGTGATGCGCGCGAGGATCGCGGCCTGCACCACCGCCAGCGACAGAGCCGGCAGCAGCAGCGACTTGAGGCCCGCGAAGATGCCTTCGCCCCAGCCCTCGAAGCCGCCGGCCGAGAACCACTGCAGCTGGACCGAGAACACCAGGATCAGCAGGATCGCGAACCAGAAATTGGGAATGGCGATGCCCACCTGCGTGAGCCCCATCAGGCCCACGTCGCCGAGCTTGTTGTGGCGCGCAGCGGCGGTCACGCCCACCAGCAGCGCGAGCACCGTGGTGAAGGCCATCGCGAGCAGCGCCAGCGGCACGGTGAGCGCGAGCCGTTCCAGGATGAGGTCGAGCACCGGCGAGCTGTAGGCGTAGCTGTCGCCCAGGTTGCCGGTCAGGAGGCCCGCGATCCAGTGCCAGTAGCGCGTCCAGGCCGGCTGGTCGAGGCCGAGCTTGGCGGCCAGGGCGGCCACCGCCTCGGGCGCGGCGTCGGGCCCCATGAGCATCTGCGCGGCATTGCCGGGCAGGATCTCGAGGACGAGGAAAACGATGACCGAGGCGCCGATCAGCGTTGCGATCAGCGTGGCGAGGCGCTTGAGAATGAACAGGCTCATGGGGCGGGGCGCAGCATAACCCGACTCGTGCAACAACCGTGCCTTGTTCGCGATAATCGGGGTATGGCCCTCATCATCACCGACGAATGCATCAACTGCGATGTCTGCGAGCCCGAGTGCCCGAACGATGCGATCTACATGGGCGCGGAGTTCTACGAGATCGATCCGCACAAGTGCACCGAATGCGTCGGCCACTTCGACGAACCGCAGTGCGTGCAGGTGTGCCCGGTGGCGTGCATCCCGATCCATCCGGAACACGTCGAAAGCCGCGAGACGCTGTGGCAGAAGTTCGAGCGGCTCGCCGCAGCCAAGGCAAAGGCCCAGGCCGCGCAGCCGCAGGCGCCCTCAGCCGGCGCTTGAATCGTTTCGCTTCTTCTTTCTGCTGCTGCTGCCTCCTCCCGCGGAAGCGGGTTTGTCGATGGCCGCGCCGCTGAAACGCGGGCTCGACCTGCGGGGTTCGGAGCCGAGTTTCTGGGCGCGTGCCCGCGCCAGCTGCTCGGTAGACGCGAGCCGGCGTTCGGCGATGGCGGCTTGCCTCGCGTCTTGCGCCGACCGCCGGCTGCGCTCGTAGGCCTCCTTTTCCTGCGACAGGCGAATGCGCTCGAGCTGGTCGGCGCGTGCCTCGGCCCTGCGCGTGGCCGCATCCGCCGCGCGGCGGTCCGACTCGGTGCGCGCGTCGTCCACCGCCAACTGCCTTCCGCCTTCGCATGGCCGGTCGGTGTAGGTGTTGCCGCAGCGGTAGGTCTCGAACCTTCCTTGCGCCGCCGCGGGCATCCAGAAAGTGCCGCAGGCCACCAAAAACAAGGCGGCTCCTGTTCTCCCGGCCCTGGTTTTTCTTTTTTTCATTTCTTTTTCTCTCCCCTTCTTTTCTCTCCCGCACTCTCGTTGCCGGCTGACTAGGCGGTGGCGGGCGTGCCTCCGTCGCCGGGCTCCCGCCGCGGCGGTTTGGGCCGGGGCGGTTTGCTCGTGTGAATGATCAAGGTGGCCTTTTCCATCTCGCCCGCCACCAGCGCGGGCGCCGCATGCAGCGTGCGCACGATGGCGTCCTCGATGGCTTCGCGCTGCTCCTTCAGCGGCTTTTTGAGCACCCAATTGATGACCTCCGACTTCACGCCGGGGTGCCCGATGCCCAGGCGCAGGCGCCAGTAGTCGCCGGTGCCCAGCTGCGCATGGATGTCGCGCAGGCCGTTGTGGCCGGCATGGCTGCCGCCGAACTTGAGCTTGGCCTGGCCGGGCACCACGTCGAGCTCGTCGTGCACCACCAGGATTTCCTCGGGCGCAATCTTGAAGAAGTGGGCCAGCGCGCCCACCGATTTGCCCGACAGGTTCATGAAGGTCTGCGGCTCCAGCAGCCAGACGCTTTGCCCGTTGATGTTCGCGCGCGCCGCAAGGCCGTGATAGCTGCGCTCGGGCACGAGGTTGAGCTTCCAGTCGCGCGCCAGGGCGTCGATCCACCAGAAGCCGGCGTTGTGCCGGGTGGCTTCATATTCAGGGCCCGGGTTCCCGAGGCCGACAAACAGCTTGATCATGTGGGGAATTATCTCGCCGCCCAAAAAGCAGAAGGCCCGCTCGTGGCGGGCCTTCTGCAATGCGCGGGAAAAAGA
This genomic window from Variovorax paradoxus contains:
- a CDS encoding ATP-binding cassette domain-containing protein; the protein is MTPSTNTPPLLEVTDLVRHYALPREKLFGPPPLVKALNGVSFSVAAGRSLGIVGESGSGKSTIARLVMALDTPTSGSVRMLGRDLHRLPRGELRAARRDFQMVFQDPYGSLDPRQTVARIVAEPLEALAETSRAIQRERASEALAAVGLRTTDMDKYPHEFSGGQRQRIAIARALITRPKLIVADEPVSALDVSVQAQVLNLMQDLQQQFGVSYLLISHDLAVVNHLCDEVCVVWKGKIVEQGPPGELFRNAQHPYTRTLLDAVPRTPAGGTLLAA
- a CDS encoding ABC transporter ATP-binding protein, whose amino-acid sequence is MPLLEVKDLHVELQTQRGPAEAVRGIGFTLERGETLGIVGESGCGKSITVMSLMGLLPSTAKVTGSIRFDGTELVGRDEKAMCQIRGNRIGMIFQEPMTALNPVHTIARQVGEPLRLHRGLTGAEARKEVLALLDRVGIPDAASRLDAYPHQFSGGQRQRIGIAMALACGPDLLIADEPTTALDVTIQKQILELIQGLVAERGMALILISHDLGVIAQTVSKMLVMYGGSVVESGPTDTVFAERAHPYTQGLFAARPALGAPRGVRLATIQGSVPELVDLPPGCPFAGRCKYTVDACHATRPPPTILRHEHAVRCIRLEEIAAEGALAS
- a CDS encoding ABC transporter permease — translated: MNAIAVPSAAALKVPGFWRRALRHRSFMLGGVLTLLLLLAAAVSLVWTPWSPYEMDMASKLKPPSGAHWLGTDTFGRDVASLLLVGARASILVGVIAVGIGLVVGTALGLLAAARRGWVEEAIMRLTDFSLAFPAILSAIMMTAVFGAGIVNAIIAIGIYNIPTFARITRASANAIWSREYVAAARACGKGSFAITMQHVLPNISAVLIVQITIRFAIAILAEAALSYLGLGTQPPQPSWGRMLSEAQTMMFQSPLLAVFPGMAIAMAVLGLNLLGDGLRDLLDPRLARAR
- a CDS encoding ABC transporter permease, with amino-acid sequence MSLFILKRLATLIATLIGASVIVFLVLEILPGNAAQMLMGPDAAPEAVAALAAKLGLDQPAWTRYWHWIAGLLTGNLGDSYAYSSPVLDLILERLALTVPLALLAMAFTTVLALLVGVTAAARHNKLGDVGLMGLTQVGIAIPNFWFAILLILVFSVQLQWFSAGGFEGWGEGIFAGLKSLLLPALSLAVVQAAILARITRSAVLEVMREDFVRTARAKGVSQRAVLWTHVLRNAMIPVVTVMGMQFSELLAGTIVVENVFYLPGLGRLIFQAISNRDLIVVRNCVMLLAALVVIVNFVVDMLYAVIDPRIKASDI
- a CDS encoding YfhL family 4Fe-4S dicluster ferredoxin: MALIITDECINCDVCEPECPNDAIYMGAEFYEIDPHKCTECVGHFDEPQCVQVCPVACIPIHPEHVESRETLWQKFERLAAAKAKAQAAQPQAPSAGA
- the pth gene encoding aminoacyl-tRNA hydrolase, with protein sequence MIKLFVGLGNPGPEYEATRHNAGFWWIDALARDWKLNLVPERSYHGLAARANINGQSVWLLEPQTFMNLSGKSVGALAHFFKIAPEEILVVHDELDVVPGQAKLKFGGSHAGHNGLRDIHAQLGTGDYWRLRLGIGHPGVKSEVINWVLKKPLKEQREAIEDAIVRTLHAAPALVAGEMEKATLIIHTSKPPRPKPPRREPGDGGTPATA